CGGGTTCATACAGATAGCCGCCGCCGGATGGCGCCTCAGCCGCTCCGAATTCTTTCAGCGGTTCGATAGGGAAGACTTTATCCACGACAACTTGCTGCTGGACGACGTTTTTAAACTCGTTGTACACGATATATCCTTCATCAAAGGCCCCTTCGGTAAACGCCTCTACGGCAGCCCATCCGACTTCAAGTGCATGCTCATAGGTCAATCGGTCAAACACATTCACATTCGGATCGCGAAGGGGCCAATGACGGCGGCGAAAATACTCGTTTCCTTTCCGGCCGACCACTCCCACGATGACCTTCGCCCCTGTTTCTTCGCATTTCTGGATCATCTGGAGAGCTCTGCGAATCACGTTCATATTGAACGCTCCGCATAATCCACGGTCACTCGTCACGACGGTCACTTGAATGATCTTGACCTGGCGTTTTTGGAATAGGGGGTGGATAGATTGATTGACCCGACCACTCAGGTTGGCAAGCACACGGCGTAATTCTTGTCCATAGGGGCGAAACGCCAGAATTCGCTGCTGTGCACGGCGGAGTTTGGATGCAGCCACCATCTTCATGGCCTTTGTGATCTTTTGTGTGTTCTTGACCGAGCCGATTTTACGGCGTAAGGCCTGAAGATTTGCCATCCCTGTTCCTCCTACATCTTGAATGCGATCTTGTGAATTGAATCATGAGTTTCCTATTTTTTTTCTTACAGTCTTCTCTTGAATTGTATGCCTTCTCATCCTGATCAGGATCTGACGAAGAA
This region of Nitrospira sp. MA-1 genomic DNA includes:
- the atpG gene encoding ATP synthase F1 subunit gamma, which gives rise to MANLQALRRKIGSVKNTQKITKAMKMVAASKLRRAQQRILAFRPYGQELRRVLANLSGRVNQSIHPLFQKRQVKIIQVTVVTSDRGLCGAFNMNVIRRALQMIQKCEETGAKVIVGVVGRKGNEYFRRRHWPLRDPNVNVFDRLTYEHALEVGWAAVEAFTEGAFDEGYIVYNEFKNVVQQQVVVDKVFPIEPLKEFGAAEAPSGGGYLYEPDQEDLLSTLLPKYAQGQVFRILLESSAAEQSARMAAMDGATRNAGELIKQLSLKYNRSRQEAITKELMDIVGGAEALK